The DNA segment TATGATAAGAATGCAATGGTTAGGATCGGTTTGTGTGGCTTAGGATTTGTTTAGACATTGATTCTCAACTCAAGTTATTATTAGGCTGATAATGGTGTGTCTATTTATGGGAGAGTGATGCAATTGTTAtgtaatttattaatttgttaattaaatgCAGATCTGATCTATGCTTTTTCTGAGTTGCCTAGAGATCTCAACTTCATTCAGCACACAAGCCGGTTGGGATGGAAAATGTTAGTTGTACTCATTTTCTTTTCTACCTTTTTTCATTGAGATTAAGACTATACTAttgatgagaaaaaaaaacagaaaaataatgAACATggttataaatataaatttgaactATATGAAAGCAGTATTATTGATTTtgcaagaaaaaaatgattaatattaGTAATACAATGAAATGTGTAGGAACAAAAGAGGGAAACCAATAATAATAGATCCAGGGCTTTATAGCCTCAACAAGTCAGAGATTTGGTGGGTTATCAAACAACGAAGCCTCCCTACCTCTTTCAAGCTCTTCACAGGTTTCCTTTCCTCTTTCAACTTTTAttcattattaatttaaagaccAAACAAGTATAtgatgtttagaaatttaatctGAAAATGATTAGAAGAGTGTTGCGTCCAAGGATTGATTTTAGTTGAGTAAGACATAAAacctaatttgtttttgttaaaaaggataaaaatgtagaaattttctttttggtgaaatgtattttgatttagTAAAGAATGTATAAATGATACAATATAGCATGTGAAATATTTCAGGTTCAGCTTGGACATTCCTATCAAGACCGTTTTCAGAATATTGCATAATAGGTTATGACAACTTACCAAGAACTCTCCTACTCTACTACACCAACTTCGTTTCATCTCCCGAAGGCTATTTTCAGACACTCATATGCAACTCGGATGAGTTCAGGAACACGACCGTGAACCACGACCTTCACTACATAGCGTGGGACAATCCTCCAAAACAGCATCCTAAGACACTAGGGACAAGGGATTACAGAAAGATGGTAATGAGTAACAGGCCGTTTGCAAGGAAGTTCAAGGGCAATGACCCGGTTCTCAATAGGATAGACCGAGAGCTTCTGAGAAACAAACGGAACCGTGTGTCAAAACCCGAACTTGGTCCTGGTTCGGGGGCTAGGAGGTTGAAGAGTTTGCTTTTGAGGCTTATGTTGAGAAGAAACTTTGTCAAGAGACAATGTAGATAGGAAATGTGAGCTATGCTACTCTATATGGAGATACCTTTGACCTTATTCTTTCTTGGTTTGTTTCGGTGTTTAGTGTTTAGT comes from the Brassica rapa cultivar Chiifu-401-42 chromosome A01, CAAS_Brap_v3.01, whole genome shotgun sequence genome and includes:
- the LOC103828207 gene encoding beta-glucuronosyltransferase GlcAT14A isoform X1 gives rise to the protein MALKKLLMISFSLTSLLFSFFYIIPTTTTLFTSSKIPTTSLESNQDFNSTLPSFAYLISASKGDVDKLKRLLRSLYHRRNHYLIHLDLEAPEEEHLEMARFVAGELLFQPEGNVMIVGKPNLVTYRGPTMLATTLHAMALLLRCCRWDWFINLSASDYPLVTQDDLIYAFSELPRDLNFIQHTSRLGWKMNKRGKPIIIDPGLYSLNKSEIWWVIKQRSLPTSFKLFTGSAWTFLSRPFSEYCIIGYDNLPRTLLLYYTNFVSSPEGYFQTLICNSDEFRNTTVNHDLHYIAWDNPPKQHPKTLGTRDYRKMVMSNRPFARKFKGNDPVLNRIDRELLRNKRNRVSKPELGPGSGARRLKSLLLRLMLRRNFVKRQCR